One region of Spiroplasma culicicola AES-1 genomic DNA includes:
- the pheS gene encoding phenylalanine--tRNA ligase subunit alpha, which produces MVNKLNEILKQFNQEIKTVNTKQDIEELKKVYAGKDSPLNEVLKNLKSCSPEEKKEVGITANNIKSEIFAQINTTLESFKIEELKKQLENEKVDLSMPGMDFKMGSKHPLNLVIEEVSDIFRELGYEMVDGTEFETDEYCFQKLNLPIGHPARDMQDTFYIDQNTVLRTHSTNMTARMLTQLAQSNDKDKHIAAISFGNVYRRDDDDATHSHQFMQIDGFAVGKKISFANLKWVLEYMCKRLFSQDTQIRMRPSFFPFTEPSVEVDITCITCKGKGCKICKLTGWIEILGSGMLAPEVIELNGLDPNEVGGLAFGIGIERVAMLKFGIKNIRDFYENDVRFLNQFKFFGN; this is translated from the coding sequence ATGGTAAACAAATTAAATGAGATTTTAAAGCAGTTTAATCAAGAAATTAAAACTGTCAACACTAAACAAGATATTGAAGAATTAAAAAAAGTTTATGCTGGAAAAGATTCTCCCTTAAATGAAGTATTAAAAAACTTAAAATCTTGTTCACCTGAAGAAAAAAAAGAAGTTGGAATAACTGCTAATAATATTAAATCTGAAATTTTTGCTCAAATTAATACAACTCTTGAAAGCTTTAAAATTGAAGAATTAAAAAAACAATTAGAAAATGAAAAAGTTGATCTTTCAATGCCAGGAATGGACTTTAAAATGGGTTCTAAACATCCATTAAACTTGGTAATTGAAGAAGTATCTGATATTTTCCGTGAATTGGGTTATGAAATGGTTGATGGAACTGAATTTGAAACAGATGAATATTGTTTTCAAAAGTTAAACCTTCCAATTGGGCACCCTGCAAGAGATATGCAAGATACTTTCTATATTGATCAAAATACAGTTTTAAGAACTCATTCAACTAATATGACAGCAAGAATGTTGACTCAATTGGCACAAAGCAACGATAAAGATAAACATATTGCAGCAATTAGTTTTGGTAACGTTTATCGAAGAGATGATGATGATGCAACTCACTCACATCAATTTATGCAAATTGATGGTTTTGCAGTTGGTAAAAAAATTAGCTTTGCTAATTTAAAATGAGTTTTAGAATACATGTGTAAACGTTTATTTTCACAAGATACTCAAATTAGAATGCGCCCAAGTTTCTTTCCTTTCACCGAACCTTCAGTTGAAGTTGATATTACTTGTATAACTTGTAAAGGAAAAGGATGTAAGATTTGTAAATTAACAGGTTGAATTGAAATCTTGGGATCTGGAATGCTTGCCCCAGAAGTAATTGAACTAAATGGTTTAGACCCAAATGAAGTTGGGGGACTTGCTTTTGGAATTGGAATCGAAAGAGTTGCCATGTTAAAATTTGGAATTAAAAATATTCGTGACTTCTATGAAAATGATGTGCGATTCTTAAATCAATTTAAATTCTTTGGAAATTAG